Proteins encoded in a region of the Triticum dicoccoides isolate Atlit2015 ecotype Zavitan chromosome 3A, WEW_v2.0, whole genome shotgun sequence genome:
- the LOC119271773 gene encoding glycosyltransferase BC10-like: MVPRVARVPWRIVPKVAFLFLVRGDLPLRPLWEKFFVGHEGLYSIYVHASPAYTSLPPADSVFHGRMIPSQQPTPSPPASLGFADFLGLSGGLMHNRTDEELFWRASMVPRVARVPWRIVPKVAFLFLVRGDLPLRPLWEKFFVGHEGLYSIYVHASPAYTSLPPADSVFHGRMIPSQNTSWGDMNLVDAERRLVATALLDLANARFTLLSESCVPLLSSPAVYAFLTGSNASFVDSYVDGARHAPFFTQRNVSLAQWRKGSQWFEMDRAIAVEVVGKERFMAVFRGHHGVANMEEHYLPTLVTLLGWGARNANRTLTYAKWRAGAWHPVSYGGTVVTAELLEEMRRGNGECGYRGGGGAVEFCFMFARKFSGDALGKLLELAPKVMGFG; encoded by the exons ATGGTGCCCAGGGTCGCCCGCGTGCCGTGGCGGATCGTGCCCAAGGTGGCCTTCCTGTTCCTCGTGAGGGGGGACCTGCCGCTGCGGCCGTTGTGGGAGAAGTTCTTCGTCGGGCACGAGGGGCTCTACTCCATCTACGTCCACGCCAGCCCCGCCTACACCAGCTTGCCGCCGGCAGACTCCGTCTTCCACGGCCGCATGATCCCAAGCCAG CAGCCGACGCCGTCCCCGCCAGCGAGCTTGGGGTTCGCGGACTTCCTCGGGCTGAGTGGCGGCCTCATGCACAACAGGACTGACGAGGAGCTCTTCTGGAGGGCGTCCATGGTGCCCAGGGTCGCCCGCGTGCCGTGGCGGATCGTGCCCAAGGTGGCCTTCCTGTTCCTCGTGAGGGGGGACCTGCCGCTGCGGCCGTTGTGGGAGAAGTTCTTCGTCGGGCACGAGGGGCTCTACTCCATCTACGTCCACGCCAGCCCCGCCTACACCAGCTTGCCGCCGGCAGACTCCGTCTTCCACGGCCGCATGATCCCAAGCCAG AACACCAGCTGGGGCGACATGAACCTGGTGGACGCGGAGCGGCGACTGGTGGCGACGGCGCTGCTGGACCTCGCCAACGCGCGGTTCACGCTGCTGTCGGAGTCGTGCGTCCCTCTCCTGTCCTCCCCGGCCGTCTACGCCTTCCTCACCGGCTCCAACGCCAGCTTCGTCGACAGCTACGTCGACGGCGCGCGGCACGCCCCCTTCTTCACCCAACGCAACGTCAGCCTCGCCCAGTGGCGCAAGGGGTCACAGTGGTTCGAGATGGACCGAGCGATCGCCGTGGAGGTCGTCGGCAAGGAGCGGTTCATGGCCGTGTTCCGCGGTCACCACGGCGTCGCCAACATGGAGGAGCACTACCTGCCGACACTGGTGACCCTGCTCGGCTGGGGCGCGCGCAACGCGAACCGGACCCTCACGTACGCCAAATGGCGGGCGGGAGCCTGGCACCCGGTGAGCTATGGCGGGACGGTCGTCACGGCAGAGCTGCTGGAGGAGATGAGGCGAGGGAACGGGGAGTGCGGCTACCGTGGGGGCGGCGGGGCCGTTGAGTTCTGCTTCATGTTCGCGCGCAAGTTCTCCGGGGACGCGCTCGGCAAGCTGCTCGAGCTGGCTCCTAAGGTCATGGGGTTCGGCTGA
- the LOC119271015 gene encoding glycosyltransferase BC10-like, translating into MKKPTPAPRSGSGRVAVVPMLLVFCLAYVLGLVSNVTFENFYVHNFLSPLLLPASRLQTPPTTPEAVPCILPPLPPPEPTPSTERRRMESGSGAMHNMTDEELLWRASMVPRIKSTPKHRIVPKVAFLFLVRGDVPLRPLWDKFFDGHEGLYSIYVHTSPDYTGSPPPDSPFYGRIIPSQRTSWGNINLMDAERRLLGNALLDVANARFALLSESCIPILGFPALYAYLTGSNTSFVDSFDRRDGRARHREFFAERNISLAQWRKGAQWFEMDRALALEVVSDETYYGPVFRNGKHGVRNLEEHYPMTLASLLGWGRRNANRTVTYADWRHPVGQHPKSHNGSEITEELFEEMRRGYGDCYYNGGVAEVCAVFARKFKPEALDALLELAPKLFASGN; encoded by the exons ATGAAGAAGCCCACGCCGGCCCCTCGTTCCGGCAGCGGTCGCGTCGCCGTCGTACCCATGCTGCTCGTCTTCTGCTTGGCATACGTGCTGGGCTTGGTCTCCAACGTCACCTTCGAGAACTTCTACGTCCACAACTTCCTGTCGCCATTGCTGCTGCCTGCCTCTCGGCTGCAAACGCCACCGACAACGCCGGAAGCGGTGCCATGCATCCTGCCACCGTTGCCCCCTCCCGAGCCGACGCCGTCAACGGAGAGACGGCGCATGGAGAGCGGCAGCGGCGCCATGCACAACATGACCGACGAGGAGCTGCTCTGGAGGGCGTCCATGGTGCCGAGGATCAAGAGCACGCCGAAGCACAGGATCGTGCCCAAGGTGGCCTTCCTGTTCCTGGTGAGGGGGGACGTGCCGCTGCGTCCCCTGTGGGACAAGTTCTTCGATGGCCACGAGGGGCTCTACTCCATCTACGTGCACACCAGCCCCGACTACACCGGCTCGCCGCCGCCCGACTCCCCCTTCTACGGCCGTATCATCCCGAGCCAG agaACGAGCTGGGGGAACATCAACCTGATGGACGCGGAGCGGCGGCTGCTGGGGAACGCGCTGCTGGACGTCGCCAACGCGCGGTTCGCGCTGCTGTCGGAGTCGTGCATCCCCATCCTGGGCTTCCCCGCCCTGTACGCCTACCTCACCGGATCCAACACCAGCTTCGTCGACAGCTTCGACCGCCGGGACGGGCGCGCGCGGCACCGGGAATTCTTCGCCGAGCGCAACATCAGCCTAGCGCAATGGCGCAAGGGCGCGCAGTGGTTCGAGATGGACCGCGCGCTCGCGCTCGAGGTCGTCTCCGACGAGACCTACTACGGCCCGGTGTTCCGGAACGGCAAGCACGGCGTCCGCAACCTGGAGGAGCACTATCCCATGACGCTGGCGAGCCTGCTGGGCTGGGGCCGCCGCAACGCCAACCGGACCGTCACCTACGCCGACTGGCGGCACCCGGTGGGGCAGCACCCAAAGAGCCACAACGGCAGCGAGATCACCGAGGAGCTCTTCGAGGAGATGAGGCGGGGCTACGGCGACTGCTACTACAACGGCGGGGTGGCCGAGGTGTGCGCCGTGTTCGcacgcaagttcaagccggaggcgCTCGATGCCCTGCTCGAGCTGGCTCCCAAGTTGTTTGCCTCTGGGAACTGA